One Vallitalea okinawensis genomic window, TTGTTTTGTGGTTTAAATACTTATAACATGATTGCGGATGTTGTAGCCAGAGCTCCAAGTTTAATATTAGAGAATGTTAATTATGTTAAAAAAGTAGTATTTCCTCTTGAAATATTACCTTTGTCTTTAGTTGGTAGTGCTTTTTTTAATGTTATTATTGGATATATTGTTATAATTATTGTAGGAGGGATTTATGGTTACCTAAATTGGACAGTACTATTATTGCCTCTACAATTGATTCCAGTAATTTTATTGGCTGCAGGATTAGCTTGGTTTTTATCTGCGCTTGGTGTTTTTGTAAGAGACATTAATAATTTAACTAATGTACTAGTATCTTTCATATTATTTATGAGTCCTATTTTTTATCCCCTTTCTTCTATACCAGAGAACATACGAGTTGTTTATTATTTCAATCCGCTAACGTATATTGTAGAAGATATACGAAAAGTGCTCATTTGGGGAGAGGTACCAGAATTACATACTTATATAATACAACTAATAGTTGGAATCATTGTATTATATCTAGGGTATGTATGGTTTAAAAAAGTAAAAGATGGTTTCGTAGACGTTTTATAAATAAGGAGAGTTTTAAATGATGGGCAACATTGTATTAAGTATGAAAAATATAAGTAAATGTTATAAAATATACGATAAACCTCAAGACAGATTAAAAGAATCATTATTTAAT contains:
- a CDS encoding ABC transporter permease; amino-acid sequence: MLNLFCVIKNNKYLLWQILKRDIEVRYKESFLGMLWSLIIPIIMLIMYTFVFGVIFKAKWSSDNSNTIEFALILFCGLNTYNMIADVVARAPSLILENVNYVKKVVFPLEILPLSLVGSAFFNVIIGYIVIIIVGGIYGYLNWTVLLLPLQLIPVILLAAGLAWFLSALGVFVRDINNLTNVLVSFILFMSPIFYPLSSIPENIRVVYYFNPLTYIVEDIRKVLIWGEVPELHTYIIQLIVGIIVLYLGYVWFKKVKDGFVDVL